TCGCCTTCGCGACACGACGTTGATGTTGAGCCCGGAATCGCGCCAGCAGAACAGCCTCAGCGCGAACTCGATCGGTAATACGCCGGCCACCCTCTACGCGCTGGTCGATAACGTCGATGCGACGTTCACAAGCGCAGTCGCCGCAGGGGCCAAGGTAGTGATGCCGGTCATGGATATGTTCTGGGGCGACCGTTGCGCCACGGTGATCGATCCTGAAGGAAACAAATGGATGATCGCAACCCATAAAGCCGAGCCGACCGAAGCGCAAATGGCGGAAGCCATGAAGCAGATGATGCAGTCGGCGCAGGCCGGCGGGCAACACGCCACAGCGGCGGCGGCCGGCTCCGAAAGCGAATATTAATCGGTAGCAGGTGTTATCCGCAGTATGGATCTCACCGCATTACTCCGCGAACGGTTTGGGTTCGCGGAGTTTCGTCCCGCGCAGCAGCAGGTCATCGACAAAATTATGGCGGGTCAAAGTGTGCTCGCCGTCATGCCG
This is a stretch of genomic DNA from Terriglobia bacterium. It encodes these proteins:
- a CDS encoding VOC family protein codes for the protein MAKAAKKKVQAKKKSARVAAKPKAAAKSAKPAKKKVAKPFRPAARKTAKIDPLNRKNYGAVTPMLAVADVQRAADFYARAFGFKVLSVMDSPQGAIHAELRLRDTTLMLSPESRQQNSLSANSIGNTPATLYALVDNVDATFTSAVAAGAKVVMPVMDMFWGDRCATVIDPEGNKWMIATHKAEPTEAQMAEAMKQMMQSAQAGGQHATAAAAGSESEY